From a region of the Pontixanthobacter gangjinensis genome:
- a CDS encoding isopropylmalate isomerase has protein sequence MTKKIPETLGGKAAVAGAAIGSAAIAAALLYASNRKKKKADRQPQAPTGEPPETD, from the coding sequence ATGACAAAAAAGATTCCTGAAACGCTCGGTGGCAAGGCAGCAGTTGCTGGCGCTGCCATCGGTTCGGCCGCCATTGCTGCGGCCCTTCTCTATGCCTCCAACCGCAAAAAGAAGAAGGCCGATAGACAACCGCAAGCGCCCACCGGCGAACCGCCTGAAACCGATTGA
- the leuD gene encoding 3-isopropylmalate dehydratase small subunit: MKPVSTIEGRAIPFGAKNVDTDVIIPAAWLKTISRDGLGQGAFETIRKDPDNIFDSAEFSGAPILIAGDNFGCGSSREHAAWALLDMGITAVIAPSFSDIFSGNAFKNGILTVALPQDQIDRLLEVAATDAITLDLENQTVTTPFQDRFTFQVDPFRKRCLIEGLDEVGLTLERDAQITEYEQRQRQDMPWLATGTEIAA, encoded by the coding sequence ATGAAACCCGTTTCCACAATCGAAGGCCGCGCCATTCCGTTTGGCGCGAAGAATGTCGATACGGATGTGATCATTCCGGCGGCATGGCTGAAAACAATCAGCCGTGATGGTTTGGGCCAAGGTGCTTTCGAAACTATCCGCAAAGACCCAGACAACATTTTCGACAGCGCCGAATTTTCTGGCGCACCGATCCTGATCGCAGGCGATAATTTCGGGTGCGGCTCCAGCCGCGAACACGCGGCCTGGGCACTGCTCGACATGGGCATCACAGCGGTAATCGCGCCCAGCTTTTCCGATATATTTTCGGGCAATGCATTCAAGAACGGAATTTTGACAGTCGCCTTGCCGCAAGACCAGATTGACCGTCTGCTGGAAGTGGCAGCAACCGATGCGATTACGCTCGATCTGGAAAACCAGACGGTCACAACGCCTTTTCAGGACCGCTTCACATTTCAAGTCGACCCATTCCGCAAGCGTTGCTTGATCGAAGGACTCGATGAAGTGGGTCTGACGCTGGAACGTGACGCGCAAATTACAGAATATGAACAGCGCCAAAGGCAAGATATGCCATGGCTCGCAACAGGGACGGAGATTGCCGCATGA
- a CDS encoding NADPH:quinone oxidoreductase family protein: MKALLSKEVGGPETLVIEDIAEPTPGKGEVLIKVAACAINFPDTLIIRDLYQFKPPRPFSPGGEISGTIEALGEGVEGWKVGDKVLSGIGNGGLQEKIVTSANKLFRVPDFVSLPEASALLMTYGTTIHGLKDRGDIKKGDTMLVLGAAGGVGLSAVELGKAYGARVVAAVSSEEKAEVVRKAGADEVVIYPRAPFDKDTSKALAKAFKDAVGPDGADIVYDIVGGDYSEPALRAIAWEGRFLVVGFPAGIAKMPLNLTLLKSCDIRGVFWGAFTMREPRKNEANIAELFRLWKDGKINPLVSETYPLERAHEAIAKLESRGAVGKLVVTMD, translated from the coding sequence ATGAAAGCTCTATTATCCAAGGAAGTCGGCGGGCCAGAGACGCTCGTAATCGAAGATATCGCCGAACCGACACCCGGCAAGGGCGAAGTTCTGATTAAGGTTGCCGCCTGCGCAATCAATTTTCCCGACACTCTAATCATCCGCGACCTCTACCAGTTCAAACCGCCCCGCCCGTTTTCCCCTGGCGGTGAAATTTCCGGCACAATCGAAGCGCTTGGCGAAGGCGTTGAAGGCTGGAAGGTTGGCGATAAGGTCCTTTCCGGCATTGGTAATGGCGGCCTTCAAGAGAAAATCGTGACCTCCGCTAACAAGCTGTTTCGGGTTCCCGATTTCGTTTCCTTGCCTGAAGCCAGCGCATTGCTGATGACCTACGGCACAACAATTCATGGCCTGAAAGATCGCGGCGACATCAAAAAAGGCGACACGATGCTTGTCCTTGGTGCAGCAGGCGGCGTTGGCCTGTCTGCGGTTGAGTTGGGCAAAGCCTATGGTGCGCGCGTGGTCGCTGCCGTTTCAAGCGAAGAGAAGGCTGAAGTCGTTCGCAAAGCTGGCGCCGATGAAGTTGTCATCTATCCCCGCGCGCCGTTCGACAAAGATACATCGAAAGCATTGGCCAAAGCATTCAAGGATGCAGTCGGCCCTGACGGCGCGGATATCGTTTATGACATTGTCGGCGGCGATTATTCGGAGCCAGCGCTTCGGGCAATCGCCTGGGAGGGCCGCTTTCTAGTGGTCGGCTTCCCCGCCGGTATCGCAAAAATGCCGCTCAACCTGACCTTGCTGAAAAGCTGCGATATCCGCGGTGTTTTCTGGGGGGCGTTCACAATGCGCGAACCGCGCAAGAACGAAGCCAATATTGCCGAGCTGTTCCGCTTGTGGAAAGATGGCAAGATTAATCCTCTGGTCAGCGAGACATATCCGCTGGAACGTGCGCATGAAGCGATTGCCAAGCTGGAAAGCCGCGGAGCGGTGGGCAAGCTTGTCGTAACCATGGATTAA
- a CDS encoding DUF1476 domain-containing protein, with protein sequence MTDFKDREKGEEAKFAFDAENSFKIAARRNRLLGHWAAEKMGLDAEETEAYAKAVVQADFEEAGDEDVIRKLLGDLTTANVDIGEADVRAALEEKAIEARRQLMGES encoded by the coding sequence ATGACCGATTTTAAAGACCGCGAAAAAGGCGAAGAAGCCAAATTCGCATTTGATGCAGAGAACTCCTTCAAAATCGCAGCACGGCGCAATCGCTTGCTTGGCCATTGGGCAGCAGAGAAGATGGGCCTCGATGCCGAAGAAACCGAAGCCTATGCCAAGGCAGTTGTGCAAGCCGATTTCGAAGAAGCAGGCGACGAAGACGTAATTCGCAAATTGCTGGGCGATCTGACCACTGCAAATGTGGACATCGGTGAGGCCGACGTGCGCGCTGCGCTTGAAGAAAAAGCCATTGAAGCACGCCGCCAATTGATGGGCGAGTCCTGA
- a CDS encoding BolA family protein, which produces MPMSANEIETMIKAGLPGSEVEMTDLAGDGDHWAAKVVAPQFAGKSRVQQHKMVYESLGGKMGGVLHALQLTTAVPTS; this is translated from the coding sequence ATGCCGATGTCCGCAAATGAAATCGAAACTATGATCAAGGCGGGTTTGCCCGGGTCGGAAGTCGAAATGACCGACTTGGCCGGAGATGGCGATCACTGGGCGGCCAAGGTTGTTGCTCCGCAATTTGCAGGCAAGAGCCGCGTTCAGCAGCACAAGATGGTCTATGAATCGCTTGGCGGTAAGATGGGCGGCGTATTGCATGCCTTGCAACTGACCACTGCGGTTCCCACCTCCTGA
- the grxD gene encoding Grx4 family monothiol glutaredoxin: MSDANSRITDVVTSNDVVLFMKGTPLFPQCGFSSKAVAILEHCGVGFESVDVLQDMEVRQGIKAYSDWPTIPQLYVKGEFVGGSDIMMEMFEAGELQTMMDEKKVAKA; encoded by the coding sequence ATGTCCGATGCAAATAGCCGTATTACTGACGTCGTAACCAGCAATGACGTGGTCCTATTCATGAAGGGCACGCCATTATTCCCGCAATGCGGCTTCTCCAGTAAAGCAGTGGCGATCCTCGAACATTGCGGCGTCGGTTTTGAAAGCGTTGACGTTCTGCAGGACATGGAAGTCCGCCAGGGCATCAAAGCCTATTCCGATTGGCCGACCATCCCACAGCTGTATGTCAAAGGCGAATTCGTCGGCGGCAGCGATATCATGATGGAAATGTTTGAAGCTGGCGAATTGCAGACCATGATGGACGAGAAAAAGGTAGCAAAGGCCTAA
- a CDS encoding NUDIX hydrolase: MTDPHKSSDQNVIPAATVVVFRRAAAGEPPELLMVTRSRTMSFAGGAAVFPGGRVDQADFDLAADLDSEFALDEAAHRIAAVRETLEETGLAIGVRGTVDAQIARDARKMLLTKGSLAPVLEAMSWKLDLATVLPFARWFPKNERLTRIFDTRFYLADLGTGAVDITVDATENTKLYWISAQGALDAAERGDLSIIYPTRRNLERLAQFGDFSDAAADCAKFPVRTITPFMEIRDGQRWLCIDDQAGYPVSGEPLDGVLRG; encoded by the coding sequence ATGACAGACCCTCACAAATCCTCCGATCAAAACGTAATCCCAGCCGCGACGGTCGTGGTGTTTCGGCGGGCAGCAGCAGGTGAGCCGCCCGAATTGCTGATGGTCACCCGCTCGCGCACCATGTCCTTTGCCGGCGGTGCAGCAGTATTTCCGGGCGGGCGCGTAGATCAGGCGGATTTTGACCTTGCCGCTGATCTGGATAGCGAATTCGCCTTAGATGAGGCCGCACACCGGATTGCCGCAGTCCGCGAAACACTTGAAGAAACCGGCTTGGCGATCGGCGTTCGAGGCACAGTCGATGCACAGATAGCCCGCGATGCTAGAAAGATGTTGCTGACAAAAGGTTCTCTAGCTCCGGTACTCGAAGCGATGTCATGGAAGCTAGATCTGGCCACCGTACTTCCATTTGCACGATGGTTTCCCAAGAATGAGCGGCTGACACGGATTTTCGATACGCGCTTCTACCTCGCCGATTTGGGCACAGGAGCAGTGGATATTACGGTCGATGCAACGGAAAATACCAAGCTTTATTGGATCAGCGCGCAAGGTGCACTTGACGCTGCAGAACGCGGCGACCTGTCAATAATCTATCCGACACGGCGCAATCTTGAACGCTTGGCTCAATTTGGCGATTTCAGCGATGCTGCTGCCGACTGTGCGAAATTTCCCGTGCGCACTATCACGCCCTTCATGGAAATCCGTGATGGACAACGCTGGTTATGCATCGATGATCAGGCTGGATATCCGGTCAGCGGTGAACCGCTTGACGGTGTCTTGCGGGGATAA
- a CDS encoding Ppx/GppA family phosphatase, with protein MAAGSRQADREGMFSGNRVERAIIDIGSNTVRLVLYGGSPRAPVTLFNEKVAARLGKEIATTGQLPDDSVKMALRGLERFSLLLREWGVDRIDVVATAAVREAANGPAFLKTTRDMGFEPRLLSGEDEARISAMGILGAFPGAEGVVADLGGGSLELVQIGSAEGVRGISLPLGTLRLPEYLGQDDKQTCINLKTALGRADHLTAHGGSLYLVGGTWRSMAVVAMEDRNYPLTDPHGFTLPASEAAALAETIAASDPANLSNDPRVSQMRAEYLPDAGVLLKALLDKLKPDAIVFSSWGLREGILFDELEPIARKQDPLLAGVGEFAMMRGTPPMLATQTAGWTVGALRGEGRGHGSERLRMAATMLALASMQIEPNLRVGLAMDWALHKRWIDVDACGRAMMAAAVAGNGNRCNLPKSLYELASAEQLEDAICWGLAIRLSRRLGGRSGKLFNVSNLSIQDTKLVLTLDESHAALFGQPTEKDMALLADRLSLDPVMRVAEN; from the coding sequence ATGGCGGCTGGATCGCGGCAGGCGGATCGCGAAGGAATGTTCTCCGGCAACCGGGTGGAACGGGCAATTATCGACATAGGGTCGAACACGGTCCGGCTGGTCTTATACGGCGGATCCCCGCGGGCACCGGTTACTTTATTCAACGAAAAAGTCGCTGCCCGGCTGGGCAAGGAGATAGCAACAACAGGACAGCTGCCTGACGATTCTGTCAAAATGGCCCTGCGGGGGCTGGAGCGGTTTTCGCTTTTGCTGCGCGAATGGGGTGTTGACCGGATCGATGTCGTGGCCACCGCTGCTGTTCGAGAAGCGGCAAATGGTCCGGCGTTTTTAAAGACGACGCGCGACATGGGTTTTGAACCGCGTCTGCTTTCTGGTGAAGACGAGGCGCGGATAAGCGCAATGGGTATTCTCGGCGCTTTCCCTGGTGCAGAGGGTGTCGTTGCAGACCTTGGCGGGGGCAGTCTCGAACTTGTCCAGATTGGCAGCGCCGAAGGGGTCCGTGGAATAAGTCTGCCACTCGGCACACTCCGCCTTCCGGAATATCTTGGTCAAGATGACAAGCAGACTTGTATAAATTTAAAGACCGCATTGGGCCGGGCGGATCATCTGACTGCTCATGGGGGCAGTCTGTATCTGGTCGGCGGAACTTGGCGGTCAATGGCTGTCGTCGCCATGGAGGATCGCAACTATCCGTTAACGGACCCGCATGGGTTTACATTGCCTGCATCAGAGGCTGCCGCACTTGCTGAGACGATCGCTGCTTCTGACCCGGCAAACCTCTCAAACGACCCACGAGTTTCACAGATGCGCGCCGAATACCTGCCCGATGCGGGGGTGTTGCTAAAAGCGCTGCTCGACAAGCTTAAGCCCGACGCCATCGTTTTTTCATCTTGGGGTCTGCGCGAAGGAATCCTGTTTGATGAACTCGAACCTATCGCGCGCAAGCAGGATCCGCTGCTTGCTGGGGTTGGCGAATTTGCGATGATGCGGGGGACTCCGCCGATGTTGGCCACGCAAACGGCCGGTTGGACGGTGGGCGCGTTGCGCGGCGAAGGACGGGGACATGGTTCAGAGCGCCTGCGCATGGCGGCGACAATGCTTGCGCTTGCCTCTATGCAAATCGAACCGAACCTTCGTGTCGGTCTGGCGATGGATTGGGCTTTGCACAAGCGCTGGATAGATGTTGACGCATGCGGACGTGCAATGATGGCGGCCGCAGTGGCAGGCAATGGCAACCGCTGTAATCTGCCGAAATCACTCTATGAACTCGCGAGCGCCGAACAATTGGAAGACGCAATCTGCTGGGGTCTGGCAATACGCTTGTCGCGCCGATTGGGGGGGCGGTCGGGCAAATTGTTCAATGTGTCAAACCTGTCGATTCAGGACACGAAGCTGGTCCTGACCTTGGATGAAAGCCACGCTGCTTTGTTCGGGCAGCCTACCGAAAAGGATATGGCCCTGCTTGCGGACAGACTGTCTTTAGACCCAGTGATGAGAGTGGCCGAGAACTGA
- a CDS encoding RNA degradosome polyphosphate kinase produces the protein MTRSAEAYDGGEISGISDDPAETYINRELSWLAFNERVLAEARNENYPLLERLRFLSISGSNLDEFMMIRVAGLVGQAQRGIDRLSIDGLSPAQQLSAIRNTLKRINAEQRECWSELRGLLDEAGITIADNRRVEPESYTSLKTYFLDEVVPVITPQALDPAHPFPFVSNEGVGLLFNLTRASDGARLVEMVLIPSALPRFVRVPGEKAIYISIESLICRFAKHIFPGFKVEGDGAFRVLRDSDIEIEEEAEDLVRTFRSAIQRRRRGQVIQLELEHDFDPVSEEILLEQLSTQGTTITKTDGLIGVAGLSDIIAEDRPDLKFSSYSPRYPERILEHDGDCFAAIREKDIVIHHPYESFEVVVDFLRQAAKDPDVVAIKQTLYRAGDQSPVIMALIAAAERGKSVTAVVELKARFDEEQNLLWASELERAGVQVIYGFVDWKTHAKVSMVVRREEKGFRTYCHFGTGNYHPVTTKIYTDLSYFTADPKIGRDAAKLFNFVTGYVEPRKTGLLAISPIDLREKLYMRIDREIENAKAGQPAAIWAKLNSLTDKGVIDRLYAASQAGVEIQLVIRGICCLRSGVEGLSDSIRVKSIIGRFLEHSRIWAFANGAEIPGDRTKVYISSADAMSRNLNRRVEALVPIRNKTVHDQVLEQVLLANLLDTEQSWVQQPGGEYTRMEPGEKPFNCHRYFMTNPSLSGRGGSLEAGDVPKLALRKGAA, from the coding sequence GTGACACGTAGCGCAGAGGCCTATGACGGTGGGGAGATTTCGGGCATTTCAGACGATCCGGCGGAAACCTATATCAACCGCGAATTGAGCTGGCTCGCATTCAACGAACGGGTGCTGGCAGAGGCCCGGAACGAGAATTATCCGCTCCTTGAACGGCTGCGGTTCTTGTCGATTTCGGGCAGCAATCTCGATGAATTTATGATGATACGCGTTGCGGGCCTGGTCGGGCAGGCGCAGCGCGGGATCGACCGGCTGTCAATCGACGGCCTTAGCCCCGCGCAGCAATTATCTGCCATCCGTAACACGTTGAAAAGAATCAATGCAGAGCAACGTGAATGCTGGAGCGAATTGCGTGGATTGCTTGACGAAGCGGGCATAACCATTGCCGATAATCGGCGGGTCGAGCCTGAATCGTACACCTCTCTAAAGACCTATTTCCTCGACGAAGTTGTCCCGGTGATAACCCCGCAGGCGCTTGATCCTGCTCATCCTTTCCCGTTTGTTTCGAACGAAGGGGTCGGTTTGCTGTTCAACCTGACACGTGCCTCAGACGGAGCGCGCTTGGTAGAAATGGTTCTGATACCTTCAGCTTTACCGCGCTTCGTCCGCGTACCGGGCGAGAAAGCCATTTACATCAGCATCGAAAGCCTGATTTGCCGCTTTGCAAAGCATATTTTCCCAGGCTTCAAGGTGGAAGGTGACGGCGCATTCCGGGTCTTGCGAGACAGCGATATTGAAATTGAAGAGGAGGCCGAAGATTTGGTCCGGACCTTCCGCAGCGCGATCCAACGAAGGCGGCGGGGGCAAGTGATCCAGCTGGAATTGGAGCATGATTTCGATCCTGTGTCGGAGGAGATATTGCTCGAACAGTTATCCACCCAAGGAACAACGATTACTAAGACCGATGGATTGATTGGCGTGGCAGGACTGTCCGACATCATCGCAGAGGATCGGCCCGATCTGAAATTCTCAAGCTACAGTCCGCGCTATCCCGAGCGCATACTCGAACATGATGGTGACTGCTTTGCTGCCATTCGGGAAAAAGACATTGTCATTCACCATCCCTATGAGAGTTTCGAAGTGGTGGTCGACTTTCTGCGCCAAGCGGCAAAGGATCCCGATGTCGTGGCAATCAAACAAACGCTTTACCGTGCAGGCGACCAGTCGCCGGTCATCATGGCGCTTATCGCCGCGGCTGAGCGGGGCAAATCGGTAACTGCGGTTGTCGAGCTCAAGGCTCGCTTCGATGAAGAACAAAACCTGTTATGGGCCAGCGAATTGGAGCGGGCGGGGGTTCAGGTCATCTACGGTTTCGTCGATTGGAAAACCCACGCCAAAGTATCAATGGTCGTTCGCCGAGAGGAAAAAGGTTTCCGGACTTATTGCCACTTTGGAACGGGCAACTATCACCCCGTAACAACTAAGATTTACACCGATCTTAGTTATTTCACGGCAGATCCTAAAATTGGCCGTGATGCGGCGAAATTGTTCAATTTTGTGACTGGTTATGTTGAGCCGCGAAAGACCGGCTTACTTGCAATTTCTCCGATCGATCTGCGCGAGAAATTATATATGCGGATTGATAGAGAAATCGAAAACGCCAAAGCGGGGCAACCGGCGGCGATATGGGCGAAGCTAAATTCGCTTACTGACAAGGGTGTGATTGACCGTCTCTACGCGGCGAGTCAGGCGGGGGTCGAAATCCAACTGGTTATTCGCGGCATTTGCTGTTTGCGCTCGGGGGTTGAGGGCTTGTCTGATAGTATCAGAGTCAAATCCATCATTGGGCGGTTCCTAGAACACAGCCGAATCTGGGCCTTTGCCAATGGTGCGGAAATTCCCGGTGACCGGACTAAAGTTTATATCTCGTCAGCCGATGCCATGTCGCGCAATCTTAACCGCCGAGTGGAGGCGCTGGTTCCGATCAGGAACAAGACGGTCCACGATCAGGTACTTGAGCAGGTTTTGCTGGCCAATCTGCTCGATACCGAACAAAGCTGGGTGCAACAGCCGGGGGGGGAATATACGCGCATGGAACCGGGCGAAAAACCGTTCAATTGTCATCGTTACTTCATGACCAACCCTTCGCTTTCTGGACGCGGCGGGTCGCTCGAAGCGGGCGACGTTCCCAAACTGGCGTTACGCAAGGGCGCTGCCTGA